The Pseudoxanthomonas sp. SL93 genome segment CACCCGCCAGCACGACGTGACTTGCCGAACAGGCGGCGGCCGCGTATCTAGTCACAAGCGAGGCGGCCAGGGGGCATCGCCTTCCGCCAGACTGCAGGGGAGCCCATGACCGACATCGTGCTGAAGGACATCGATCCGATCCTGGCAGACCGCATCCGGCGGGTCTCCGAGGCGCGCGGATGGGATGTGCACCACACCCTCATGAACCTGCTGGAGCAGGGGCTGTTCGTCTGCGAGGCGGAAGTGCGCGGCGGCTTCAACGATACCGAGGTCAACGTGTTGTCCGACGCGATCAACGCGCTGAAGGACGTACCGCCCGGCAAGGGCTTCTGAACGCGCCTACGCCGGGTACACGGCGCCCAGCACGCGCAGGCCGCGCGCGCCGGTGACGGCGGGCAGGTTGCCGGGTCGCCCGGCCAGGGTCTCGCGTGCCAGCCACGCAAAGCCCATCGCCTCCACGTAGTCCGGGTCCAGCCCGTGGGCTGCGGTGGATTCCACCACGGCCTGTGGCAGGTGCGCACAGAGGCGCGCCATCAACGCCGGGTTGCGTACGCCGCCACCGCAGACCAGCACGCGGCGGGTCGTGGGCTGGGTCATCTGCAGCGCATCGGCCACGGTGCGCGCGGTCAGTTCCAGCAGGGTGGCCTGCACGTCGGCCGGTGCCAGCGGTGTGCTGCCCAGACGGGCTTCCAGCCAGTCCAGGTGGAACTGTTCGCGCCCAGTGCTTTTCGGCGGCGGCAGCGCGAACCACGGCTCGGACAGCAGGCGTGCCAGCAGTGCCGCGTCGATCTGGCCGCTGGCGGCGAACGCCCCCGACGCATCGTAGGCCTGGCCGGTGTGGCGTTCGCACCAGCCATCCATCAGCGCGTTGGCCGGGCCGGTATCGAAGCCGCGCACGTCCCCCGCAACCGGCAGCAGGGTGAAATTGCCGATCCCGCCCAGATTGAGCACTGCGCGGTCCTCGTGCGGCGAGCCGAGCAGGGCGGCGTGGAATGCGGGCATCAACGGCGCCCCGTGCCCGCCGGCGGCCACGTCGCGGCGGCGGAAGTCGGCCACGGTGGTGATGCCGCTGCGTTCGGCAATGACGTTGCCGTCGCCCAGTTGCCAGGTGAACGGCGGCTCGGCATGCGGGCGATGGCGGATGGTCTGCCCGTGCGAGCCGATCGCGCGCACGCGGCCGCGCGGGATGCCGGCGTCTTCCAGCACGCTCAGGGCGGCATCAGCGAATGCCATCGCGGCACGGCTGTCCAACGCACCCAGTTCGTCGAGCGACACGCTGTCGGCCCCTTGCCCCAGCGCGATCAGCGCGCTGCGCAGCGCTGCATCCCACGGCAGCGTGCGGGCATGCACCAGCTCGCAGCGCAGCGCCGTGCCGCTGCCTTCGAATCGCACCAAGGCCGCGTCGATGCCATCGGCGCTGGTGCCCGACATCAGGCCCAGGAACAGCTCGGAAACGGCGACGTCGGTGGCGTGGGTCATGCGGGACCAGGCAAAGAAAAAGGCGGGACAGTGTCCCGCCTTTTCCGGTTTATCGCCATGCGTGCGGATCAGCCCTTGCCGCTGCCCTTCTTGGTGGCGGCGGGCTTGGCCGAGGCGGTGACCTTGGCCTTTTCGGGTTCGGCCGGACCGACATCGGCGTAGATGATGTCTTCGACGGTGCGGATGCGGGCCAGCGCATTGGCGGTGTAGGTGCGGAACGAGGCCAGCTGCGGGCCGGACAGTGGTTCCGGCGGCGGCATGGTCACCGACAGCGGATTGCGGTGCACACCGTTGATGCGGAATTCGTAATGCAGGTGCGGGCCGGTTGAGAGACCGGTGGTGCCGACGTAACCGATCACGGTGCCCTGCGGGATGCGCTGGCCCTGCTTGATCTTGCCCAGTCGCGACATGTGCCCGTACAGCGTGGTGTGGCCGCGGCCGTGGTCGAGGATGACGGTGCGGCCATAGCCGCCCTGCCAGCCGGCGAACTGCACGCGCGCATCGCCGGCGGCCATGATCGGCGTGCCGGTGGAAGCGGCGTAATCCACGCCCTTGTGCATGCGCATCGTGCCCAGCACCGGATGACGGCGGGCACCGAACTTGGAGCTCAGCCGCGCATACGGAATGGGCATGCGGATGAAGTTCTTCTTGAGCGGCCGGCCCGCGGCGGTGAAGTACTCGGGCTTGCCGCCCGGACGGCTGTAACGGAAGCCGGAGTGCAGCTTGTCGTCGACCGTGAAGGTGGCGGCCTGCACGGGCCCGGTGCTGATCAGTTCGCCTTCGCGCCAGGTCTGCTCGACCACCACGCTGAAGCGGTCTTCCGGCCCCAGGTCGGAATTGAAGTCGATGTCGTACTTGAAGATTTCGTCGGTCAGCGAGTTGATGTTGGCGGCGGTCAGGCCGGCCTTGCGCGCCGACCGGTTCAACGAACGCCCCACCTTGCCGCTCAACACCACCGTGCGGGTGGTGGTTTCGCGCGGGATCACGCGCTCGGTGACCTTGTCGGGGCCGACGGTCAGTTCCACCCGGCTGGTGGAGTCGCGGTCATAGCGCAGGGTGCGCAGGTTGCCGGTGACCGGCAGGTCGAAGGCGACCTCGGTACCCGGCTTCAACCGCGTCAATGCCTGCTTGGCACCGGCGTTGTTTAGGACGCGGTGCAGGGTGGCGGCCGGGATGCCAAGCTCTTCGAAGATCTCACCCATCGTCTGGCCAGGCTTCACGCGGACTACCTGCCAGCTGTCGCCGGCAATGCCGCTCTGGCGGGCTTCCGACAGCGCCGGCAGGTCCAGGGTGAAGGTCGCGCGCGGCGTCGAGGCCGGGGCCTGGATGGCGTTGGAGAAGCCGGGCACGATGGTCGCCATCAGCACGCCGATGGTGGTGAACAGACTGGCGTGGATCCAGTGGCGGCGCGTCCAGCGGCCTGCCGGCAGATGTTGTGTCACGCGCTGGTGGAGCGCCGTGTCGCGAAGTACACCAAGGCGTTCCCGGAATTGTTGCGTGCGGCCGTTGCCGCCCCCATGAGATTGCATCAAGGTTGCACCCCGGAGCCAAGAATGAGGCCCCAATCGGCGTACCATAGACACGCGAAGACTTCGCGTCAAACCATTGAGTCAAATGGCTTTTTTGACTGCTATCACTGTTTATTCTGCTTTAACATAAGCTTCACCTGACTGACTTGGCCTTCACGGCCCCGCACCCATTGGAATCACTGCCTTGTCCCTTCCTGAAGCCCTTGCCCTGATTGGCCGCGGCGCCGACGAAATCCTCAAGCCCGAAGAGCTGGAAGCCCGCCTCAAGCTGGGCCGTCCCCTGCGGGTCAAGGCGGGCTTCGACCCGACGGCGCCCGACCTGCACATCGGCCACACGGTCCTGCTGAACAAGATGCGGCAGTTCCAGGACCTGGGGCACCAGGTGATCTTCCTGATCGGCGACTTCACCGGGATGATCGGTGACCCCACCGGCAAGAACGTCACCCGCAAGCCGTTGACGCGCGACGACGTGCTGGCCAACGCCCAGACCTACGCCGACCAGGTATTCAAGGTGCTGGACAAGGAGCGCACCGAGGTGCGCTTCAATTCCGAATGGTTCGGCCAGATGACCGCCGCCGACATGATCAGGCTGGCCGCGCAGCACACCGTGGCCCGCATGCTGGAGCGCGATGATTTCGCAAAGCGCTACGCCGCGCAGCAGTCCATCGCCATCCACGAGTTCCTGTATCCGCTGGTGCAGGGTTACGACTCGGTGGCCCTGAAAGCCGACGTCGAGCTGGGCGGTACCGACCAGAAGTTCAACCTGCTGATGGGGCGCGGCCTGCAGGAGCACCACGGCCAACCGCCACAGATCGTGCTGACCATGCCGTTGCTGGAAGGCCTGGACGGCGTGCAGAAGATGTCCAAGTCGCTGGGCAACTACATCGGCATCAGCGAACCGGCCATCGACATCGTCACCAAGACCATGAAGATCGGCGATGAGCTGATGTGGCGCTGGATCGAGCTGTTGAGCTTCGAGATCGGCGCAGCCGAGTCCACTAGCCTCAAGCAGGCGGTGGCGGGCGGCGGCCTGAACCCCCGCGACGTCAAGCTGCGTCTGGCGCGGGAACTGGCCGCACGCTTCCATGGTGCCGATGAGGCGGAGAAGGCCGTTGCCGGCTGGCATGCCGTCGTCCGGGGCGAGGGCGATACCTCGCTGCTGGAGCTGAAGGATGTCAGCGTTCCGGCGGAGGGCCTGCGGATTGGGGCGCTGCTGACCGCTGCCGGCATTACCCCCAGCAATTCCGAAGCCGCCCGCAAGCTCAAGGAGCGGGCCGTGAAGATCGACGGCGCAGTGGTGGAAGATCCGAATACGGTCCTGGCGCCCGGCTTCGAGGGGGTGCTTCAAGTGGGCAAGCGCAACTTCGCCCGGGTGAGGCTGGTCTCCTGAAAGGAGTCATTCAGCCTGGGCCCGCTGTGTCGGCTGGGCTGGCACGGTTGCCGTCGCCGCAACGTGAAAATTTTTGTCGGACACCCTTCCCAAGCGGAAGGGAACAGGTCATACTTTCCCTCCCCCGACGCGAGGGGCTTTGCCGAAAGGCAGCGGCCACGGACGAAGGGAAAACGAATCGCCGACAACCTCGAAATTGGGTGTTGACGAAACGAAAAAACCCGCCATAATGTGCGGCTCACCTCGACGGAAACGACGGGGTTAACGAAGGAAGGCGCTGAGGCCGACTTCGCAGCTCTTTGACAGTGTGCGCAGGTGACTTGTGTGGGCGCCTGCAGGAAGGACTAGCTGTCCATCTTGCAGACGTTCGATTCATGAGCATCTTGTCAATTGTAGAAATGCAAGCGATACGTAAAGCTTGTGATCAAGCGATCTGCATTCAAAGCATTGGCCTTCGGGCTAAGTAGTTTTAAGTGAAGAGTTTGATCCTGGCTCAGAGTGAACGCTGGCGGTAGGCCTAACACATGCAAGTCGAACGGCAGCACAGGAGAGCTTGCTCTCTGGGTGGCGAGTGGCGGACGGGTGAGGAATACATCGGAATCTACCTTTTCGTGGGGGATAACGTAGGGAAACTTACGCTAATACCGCATACGACCTTCGGGTGAAAGTGGGGGACCTTCGGGCCTCACGCGATTAGATGAGCCGATGTCGGATTAGCTAGTTGGCGGGGTAATGGCCCACCAAGGCGACGATCCGTAGCTGGTCTGAGAGGATGATCAGCCACACTGGAACTGAGACACGGTCCAGACTCCTACGGGAGGCAGCAGTGGGGAATATTGGACAATGGGCGCAAGCCTGATCCAGCCATACCGCGTGGGTGAAGAAGGCCTTCGGGTTGTAAAGCCCTTTTGTTGGGAAAGAAATCCTATCGATTAATACTCGGTGGGGATGACGGTACCCAAAGAATAAGCACCGGCTAACTTCGTGCCAGCAGCCGCGGTAATACGAAGGGTGCAAGCGTTACTCGGAATTACTGGGCGTAAAGCGTGCGTAGGTGGTGGTTTAAGTCTGTCGTGAAAGCCCTGGGCTCAACCTGGGAATTGCGATGGATACTGGATCACTAGAGTGTGGTAGAGGGATGCGGAATTTCCGGTGTAGCAGTGAAATGCGTAGAGATCGGAAGGAAC includes the following:
- the tyrS gene encoding tyrosine--tRNA ligase, translating into MSLPEALALIGRGADEILKPEELEARLKLGRPLRVKAGFDPTAPDLHIGHTVLLNKMRQFQDLGHQVIFLIGDFTGMIGDPTGKNVTRKPLTRDDVLANAQTYADQVFKVLDKERTEVRFNSEWFGQMTAADMIRLAAQHTVARMLERDDFAKRYAAQQSIAIHEFLYPLVQGYDSVALKADVELGGTDQKFNLLMGRGLQEHHGQPPQIVLTMPLLEGLDGVQKMSKSLGNYIGISEPAIDIVTKTMKIGDELMWRWIELLSFEIGAAESTSLKQAVAGGGLNPRDVKLRLARELAARFHGADEAEKAVAGWHAVVRGEGDTSLLELKDVSVPAEGLRIGALLTAAGITPSNSEAARKLKERAVKIDGAVVEDPNTVLAPGFEGVLQVGKRNFARVRLVS
- a CDS encoding peptidoglycan DD-metalloendopeptidase family protein, with translation MQSHGGGNGRTQQFRERLGVLRDTALHQRVTQHLPAGRWTRRHWIHASLFTTIGVLMATIVPGFSNAIQAPASTPRATFTLDLPALSEARQSGIAGDSWQVVRVKPGQTMGEIFEELGIPAATLHRVLNNAGAKQALTRLKPGTEVAFDLPVTGNLRTLRYDRDSTSRVELTVGPDKVTERVIPRETTTRTVVLSGKVGRSLNRSARKAGLTAANINSLTDEIFKYDIDFNSDLGPEDRFSVVVEQTWREGELISTGPVQAATFTVDDKLHSGFRYSRPGGKPEYFTAAGRPLKKNFIRMPIPYARLSSKFGARRHPVLGTMRMHKGVDYAASTGTPIMAAGDARVQFAGWQGGYGRTVILDHGRGHTTLYGHMSRLGKIKQGQRIPQGTVIGYVGTTGLSTGPHLHYEFRINGVHRNPLSVTMPPPEPLSGPQLASFRTYTANALARIRTVEDIIYADVGPAEPEKAKVTASAKPAATKKGSGKG
- a CDS encoding anhydro-N-acetylmuramic acid kinase; the encoded protein is MTHATDVAVSELFLGLMSGTSADGIDAALVRFEGSGTALRCELVHARTLPWDAALRSALIALGQGADSVSLDELGALDSRAAMAFADAALSVLEDAGIPRGRVRAIGSHGQTIRHRPHAEPPFTWQLGDGNVIAERSGITTVADFRRRDVAAGGHGAPLMPAFHAALLGSPHEDRAVLNLGGIGNFTLLPVAGDVRGFDTGPANALMDGWCERHTGQAYDASGAFAASGQIDAALLARLLSEPWFALPPPKSTGREQFHLDWLEARLGSTPLAPADVQATLLELTARTVADALQMTQPTTRRVLVCGGGVRNPALMARLCAHLPQAVVESTAAHGLDPDYVEAMGFAWLARETLAGRPGNLPAVTGARGLRVLGAVYPA